A genomic segment from Pseudalkalibacillus hwajinpoensis encodes:
- a CDS encoding DUF421 domain-containing protein: protein MDLHFIWKSIVIVVGGVFILRLAGRKSISQLTVAQTVMMIAVGSLIIQPVSERNIWITMVITFLMVLTLLFIEYIVLKYDALETLIYGKSLMVVENGQINESNLKKLRLTVDMLEVRLRQQNIQNISDLQWATIESNGQLGYMLKPNLQYSTKKDIQMLMTMIQNNSPAPIETTEDQPDESHNLFEEVKNKKHLKKPPEGLR, encoded by the coding sequence TTGGATTTACATTTCATATGGAAATCTATTGTTATTGTCGTTGGTGGAGTCTTTATTTTGCGGTTAGCTGGACGAAAGTCAATTTCACAGCTTACGGTTGCCCAGACTGTCATGATGATAGCTGTTGGTTCATTAATTATTCAACCTGTAAGCGAGAGGAACATTTGGATTACTATGGTAATTACATTTTTAATGGTCCTTACCCTTCTGTTTATTGAGTATATCGTTTTGAAATATGATGCTCTAGAAACTTTAATTTATGGAAAATCTCTTATGGTTGTCGAAAATGGACAGATTAATGAAAGCAATTTAAAAAAATTACGTTTAACGGTTGATATGCTTGAAGTGCGATTAAGACAACAAAACATTCAAAACATCAGTGACTTACAATGGGCAACCATCGAATCGAATGGTCAGTTAGGATATATGTTAAAACCTAATCTCCAATACTCTACTAAAAAAGATATTCAAATGCTGATGACGATGATTCAAAACAACTCTCCTGCCCCCATTGAAACAACAGAAGATCAACCAGATGAATCACATAACCTTTTTGAGGAAGTTAAAAATAAAAAACATCTAAAAAAACCTCCCGAAGGCTTAAGATGA
- a CDS encoding voltage-gated chloride channel family protein gives MDRKLKYKTFFTVLSRWVFFGSLIGIVVGSFTAFLLETNDFLGEVREESGWLIFFLPLGGIVLGYIYMNFGKVFLNNTLHDTAELNNLVIEGVHGKKKVLLRIGPIVYLGTFITILFGGSTGREGAAIQMGGSVAQAVNMFFRKNKSDTKILLMSGISAGFGAAFGAPITGAVFGMEMAALGKMKFEALVPCLVASFIGHYITTSALGVEHVEFIIQTLPETSLVTFAKVILAAVIFSLLSISYCQLRHGIQNLSKKIFKKNHMKRAFVGGVIIVVLTLIAGSQDYNGRGLEMLEQSFKEDVPPFAFLAKLLFTAITLGTGFVGGEVIPLFFMGATLGNTLHDFMDLPISFLAALGMIAAFSAGTNTPIAAFLLAMEMFDGKGAEYFFVACLVSFIFSGHHGLWPSQKIYQPKSSLYNIANGDTIEQVEKKKKSRD, from the coding sequence ATGGATAGAAAACTAAAATATAAAACCTTTTTCACGGTTCTTAGTCGATGGGTATTTTTCGGCAGCCTGATTGGTATAGTTGTGGGTTCGTTCACTGCTTTCCTATTAGAAACTAACGATTTTTTAGGAGAGGTAAGAGAAGAAAGCGGATGGCTCATCTTCTTTCTTCCTTTAGGAGGAATTGTTCTCGGGTACATATATATGAACTTTGGAAAGGTGTTTTTAAATAACACACTGCATGACACAGCTGAATTAAATAACTTAGTAATTGAAGGAGTTCATGGAAAGAAAAAAGTTCTGTTGAGAATAGGCCCCATCGTCTATTTGGGAACCTTTATAACCATCTTATTTGGGGGGTCAACTGGAAGAGAAGGTGCAGCTATCCAAATGGGCGGCAGCGTAGCTCAAGCAGTTAACATGTTCTTCAGGAAAAATAAGTCAGACACTAAAATCCTCCTGATGAGTGGGATAAGCGCTGGGTTTGGCGCGGCCTTTGGAGCACCCATAACAGGTGCCGTTTTCGGAATGGAAATGGCTGCTTTAGGAAAGATGAAATTTGAAGCGCTCGTTCCGTGCCTTGTAGCTAGTTTTATCGGCCATTATATAACAACATCGGCTTTGGGAGTTGAACACGTAGAATTCATAATTCAAACTCTACCTGAGACGTCTCTTGTTACATTTGCAAAAGTTATATTAGCAGCTGTTATTTTCAGCCTATTAAGTATTTCATACTGCCAATTAAGACACGGAATACAAAATTTATCTAAAAAAATTTTCAAGAAAAACCATATGAAAAGAGCCTTTGTTGGAGGAGTGATCATTGTAGTATTAACTTTAATAGCAGGTTCACAAGACTACAACGGTCGAGGTTTAGAGATGCTTGAACAATCTTTTAAAGAAGATGTACCTCCCTTTGCCTTCCTTGCAAAGCTACTATTTACAGCGATTACGCTCGGCACTGGCTTTGTAGGTGGAGAAGTCATACCTCTATTTTTTATGGGGGCAACATTAGGCAACACTTTACATGACTTCATGGATTTACCCATCTCATTTCTTGCTGCCCTAGGAATGATAGCTGCTTTCAGTGCTGGTACGAATACTCCTATAGCAGCTTTCCTATTGGCCATGGAGATGTTTGACGGAAAAGGAGCAGAGTACTTTTTTGTTGCTTGTCTAGTGAGTTTTATATTTTCAGGCCACCATGGATTATGGCCTTCTCAAAAAATATATCAACCTAAAAGCAGTTTATATAATATCGCCAACGGAGATACCATTGAACAAGTTGAAAAAAAGAAAAAATCCAGGGATTAG
- a CDS encoding DUF2200 domain-containing protein, which translates to MTKHKIYTMSVSSVYPHYVTKAEKKGRTKTEVDEIIRWLTGYSQEELESQLEKQTNFEAFFAEAPQLNPSRTLIKGVVCGVRVEDIEEPTMQEIRYLDKLIDELAKGKAMEKILRK; encoded by the coding sequence ATGACCAAACATAAGATCTATACAATGAGTGTCTCAAGTGTCTATCCCCATTATGTTACGAAGGCGGAGAAAAAAGGACGTACGAAAACAGAAGTCGATGAAATCATCCGTTGGTTAACAGGGTATAGCCAGGAAGAGTTAGAATCCCAACTGGAAAAGCAGACAAACTTTGAGGCCTTCTTTGCGGAAGCTCCCCAACTGAATCCTTCACGGACTTTGATCAAAGGTGTGGTTTGCGGTGTCAGAGTGGAAGACATCGAAGAACCAACTATGCAGGAAATTCGCTATTTGGATAAGCTGATCGATGAGTTAGCAAAGGGAAAAGCGATGGAGAAGATTTTGCGGAAATAA
- a CDS encoding VOC family protein — protein MKLGAFSVSLSVKDITKSKAFYEKLGFQPLGGDATQNWLIMKNESCVIGLFQGMFEENILTFNPGWNQNAEDIDSFTDVRELQKQLKEHGIKILSEADETSEGPASLTIEDPDGNPILIDQHR, from the coding sequence TTGAAACTTGGTGCATTTTCTGTAAGTTTAAGTGTGAAAGACATCACCAAATCTAAAGCGTTTTATGAAAAGCTAGGATTTCAGCCCCTTGGAGGAGATGCTACTCAAAATTGGCTCATTATGAAAAATGAAAGCTGTGTTATTGGGCTTTTTCAAGGAATGTTCGAGGAAAACATCCTGACCTTCAATCCTGGATGGAATCAAAATGCCGAAGATATTGATTCGTTTACAGATGTTCGCGAACTCCAAAAGCAGCTAAAAGAACACGGAATTAAAATCCTGTCTGAAGCAGATGAAACGAGCGAAGGGCCAGCAAGTCTTACGATTGAAGACCCTGATGGTAACCCGATTCTAATCGATCAACACAGATAA
- a CDS encoding VOC family protein produces the protein MSISLNPYLIFDGNTREAVNFYEKTLGGKVMDIMTFGDMPADPNQPLTDDMKDRVMHAHLKVGEADLMFSDTFAGMPYQPGDTIQIALHPKEEGRAREIFAALKDGGQVVMPLQKTDWSPLYGIVKDKFGVTFQVNVPEDQSR, from the coding sequence ATGTCTATTAGTTTGAACCCCTATTTGATTTTTGACGGTAACACGAGAGAGGCGGTCAATTTTTACGAGAAAACACTGGGAGGAAAAGTGATGGATATCATGACGTTCGGAGATATGCCGGCGGACCCAAATCAGCCGTTGACAGATGACATGAAGGATCGCGTTATGCATGCTCACTTAAAAGTCGGCGAAGCAGATCTCATGTTCTCAGATACATTCGCAGGCATGCCTTATCAGCCAGGCGATACGATTCAGATTGCCCTCCATCCTAAAGAAGAGGGAAGAGCGAGAGAAATCTTTGCTGCCCTTAAAGACGGTGGGCAAGTTGTCATGCCCCTTCAAAAAACGGATTGGAGCCCCTTATACGGGATCGTAAAAGACAAGTTCGGCGTTACTTTTCAAGTGAATGTCCCAGAGGATCAGTCGAGGTAA
- a CDS encoding aminoglycoside phosphotransferase family protein, with translation MEINVDLVRSLINEQFPEWSELDITPVRNGGNDNRTFHLGDYMSVRLPSSEHYVPQVEKEQKWLPKLAKELSLPITTPIAKGYPSQEYPFPWSINKWLKGETLTSKNILDVNQFARDLGAFLIEFQSVDASGGPFAGKHNFYRGGDLAVYDQETRDAINANTDTLNTSLLDETWELSLSSKFFGHPVWIHGDMAPGNILTKDGKLSAVIDFGILGVGDPSCDYAMAWTFFKDESRKVFKDILNTDEETWNRARGWALWKSLITYNWNRRSNKETAEDSYNIINTIQEDYELNHKL, from the coding sequence ATGGAGATTAATGTTGATTTAGTTAGAAGTTTAATAAACGAACAATTTCCTGAATGGTCAGAATTAGATATTACACCTGTGAGAAATGGTGGTAATGACAATAGGACGTTCCACCTAGGTGATTATATGAGTGTAAGGCTACCGAGTTCTGAACATTATGTTCCTCAAGTCGAGAAAGAACAAAAATGGTTACCAAAGTTAGCAAAAGAATTATCTTTACCCATTACGACACCCATAGCAAAGGGGTATCCTAGTCAGGAATACCCGTTTCCGTGGTCAATCAACAAGTGGTTAAAGGGAGAAACGTTAACTTCTAAAAATATTCTTGATGTTAACCAATTCGCAAGAGACCTGGGAGCATTTTTAATTGAGTTTCAATCTGTAGATGCTAGTGGAGGTCCTTTTGCAGGGAAACACAATTTTTACAGAGGTGGCGATCTTGCGGTATACGATCAAGAGACGAGAGATGCTATTAACGCGAACACAGATACATTAAACACCTCATTACTAGATGAAACCTGGGAACTTTCGTTGAGCTCTAAATTTTTCGGTCATCCTGTTTGGATTCATGGTGATATGGCTCCAGGTAATATTCTCACTAAAGATGGAAAGCTCTCTGCCGTTATAGACTTTGGGATATTAGGAGTAGGTGATCCTTCTTGTGATTATGCCATGGCATGGACCTTTTTTAAAGACGAAAGTAGAAAGGTTTTTAAAGATATATTAAATACGGACGAAGAAACATGGAACAGGGCGCGAGGATGGGCTTTATGGAAATCTTTAATTACTTACAATTGGAATAGGAGATCTAACAAAGAAACCGCAGAAGATTCATACAATATCATTAATACCATCCAGGAGGATTACGAACTAAATCATAAGCTCTGA